In Pseudoliparis swirei isolate HS2019 ecotype Mariana Trench chromosome 2, NWPU_hadal_v1, whole genome shotgun sequence, the following are encoded in one genomic region:
- the chaf1b gene encoding chromatin assembly factor 1 subunit B, translated as MKVVTCEIAWHNKEPVYSLDFQHGSDGRVNRLATAGVDTTVRLWRVVIGPDGKAVVEFLSNLARHTKAVNVVRFSPGGEMLASGGDDAAILLWKLNDSKEPEQAPLFQEEEDAQLNKESWSVVKTLRGHIEDVYDICWTRDGNSMVSGSLDNTAIMWDVNKGQKLCILNDHKSYVQGVTWDPLGQYVATLGSDRVMCVYSTHTKKKAFSISKMSSGPLAEGEAKQQRMFHDDSMRSFFRRLSFTPDGSFLIAPAGCVELGENIINTTYIFSRKSLKRPIAHLPCPTKATLAVRCCPVYFELRTKTDEDGSAQVLPNAFQLPYRMVFAVASEDSIFLYDTQQTIPFGLVSNIHYHTLSDLTWSRDGSFLAVSSTDGYCSFLSFAPGELGTPLKEPPALEMFVPSSGVEKKGKRSSAARTSSPLTPSAALTPTSHPSLGKDVPSVTPPEEKKSTPSAKSKPQPRRITLNTLEGWGKPCAAKTTAPPAPQTPTSASTSAPSPPQPCVPPLTPTSSKTQPRIAPLTPSTPKALNSANTAGSTTPKGATTRKGPTPRRVSLTPVASRSPAISSLFRTPSTEKAKHERPSPPTDPVCQPPEPKRPKTDEPPVKTSATQT; from the exons ATGAAGGTGGTGACGTGTGAGATTGCGTGGCACAACAAGGAGCCGGTGTACAGTCTGGACTTCCAGCACGGTTCTGATGGACGCGTTAACCGGCTGGCCACAGCTGGAGTGGACACCACAGTCAGA CTGTGGCGGGTGGTCATCGGCCCAGACGGGAAGGCAGTGGTGGAGTTTCTTTCTAATTTGGCTCGACACACCAAGGCTGTCAACGTGGTGCGCTTTAGCCCCGGTGGAGAGATGCTCGCCTCGGGAGGAGACG ATGCGGCAATTCTGCTGTGGAAGCTCAACGACTCAAAGGAGCCGGAGCAGGCGCCCCTGttccaggaggaggaagatgctcAGCTGAACAAGGAGAGCTGGTCTGTGGTCAAGACTTTAAG GGGACACATAGAGGACGTGTACGACATCTGCTGGACACGCGATGGAAACTCCATGGTGTCCGGCTCTCTGGACAACACTGCGATCATGTGGGACGTCAACAAAG ggCAGAAGCTGTGCATCTTGAATGACCATAAGAGCTACGTGCAGGGGGTGACCTGGGACCCTCTGGGCCAATATGTTGCCACGCTCGGCTCTGACAG ggtgatgtgtgtgtacagcactCACACCAAGAAGAAAGCCTTCTCCATCAGTAAGATGAGCTCCGGGCCACTTGCAGAAGGAGAG GCCAAGCAGCAGCGGATGTTCCACGATGACAGCATGAGGTCGTTCTTCCGGCGGCTTTCGTTCACGCCCGACGGCTCTTTCCTGATCGCCCCGG CTGGGTGTGTGGAGCTTGGAGAGAACATCATCaataccacatacatcttctcCAGGAAGAGCCTCAAGCG GCCTATTGCCCACTTGCCGTGTCCAACTAAAGCCACGCTGGCTGTGCGCTGCTGCCCCGTCTACTTTGAACTGAGGACCAAGACGGACGAAG ACGGATCGGCGCAGGTTCTCCCCAACGCATTCCAGTTGCCGTATCGCATGGTGTTCGCCGTGGCGTCGGAGGACTCCATCTTTCTGTACGACACGCAGCAGACGATTCCTTTCGGCCTGGTGTCCAACATCCATTACCACACACTCAGCGATCTCACATG GTCCCGTGACGGCTCCTTCCTGGCAGTGTCCTCCACAGACGGCTACTGCTCCTTCCTGTCCTTCGCTCCTGGGGAGTTGGGCACCCCCCTGAAGGAGCCCCCCGCCCTGGAGATGTTTGTCCCGAGCAGCGGCGTTGAGAAAAAGGGCAAGAGGTCCTCGGCGGCTCGGACTTCATCTCCTCTGACACCGAGTGCAGCCCTGACTCCCACGTCCCACCCCAGCCTGGGCAAAGATGTCCCCTCCGTCACCCCcccggaggagaagaagagcacCCCGAGTGCCAAGTCTAAACCTCAGCCTCGCAGGATCACCCTCAACACCCTGGAGGGCTGGGGGAAGCCCTGCGCCGCGAAGACCACCGCTCCTCCGGCACCTCAGACTCCAACATCCGCGAGCACCAGcgcaccctcccccccccaaccctgTGTCCCCCCCCTCACGCCGACCAGCTCCAAGACACAGCCACGCATCGCCCCCCTCACACCCTCCACCCCGAAAGCCCTCAACAGTGCGAATACTGCCGGCTCCACCACACCCAAGGGTGCAACCACCCGAAAGGGGCCCACCCCGAG GAGAGTGTCTCTGACTCCCGTGGCGTCCCGATCTCCAGCGATCAGTTCACTCTTTCGCACTCCCTCCACCGAGAAGGCCAAACACG AACGTCCTTCTCCTCCCACCGACCCGGTGTGCCAGCCTCCAGAACCCAAACGGCCGAAGACCGACGAGCCCCCAGTAAAGACCAGTGCCACCCAGACTTAG
- the si:dkey-229b18.3 gene encoding uncharacterized protein si:dkey-229b18.3 isoform X2, whose translation MVSHSADMLSKLRSQREAGQFCDITLRTDGRSYAAHRAVLAAVSDHFQEIFTEMDSNIKADIDLTGFSEDSLLSLLDFSYSSTLCVRQEDLPEVIAMARHLGMWPAVEACSALMKEQEQKLHPGKDFTPACAGACHKRCCPHREGKRKRVFGLEDNVSHGLSLDASEESLEASPRRNLRRTPRAQGLNGLPLSPSHRMKLMDFKSPSSKKAAAPRHTITNLQSQIDSRVSPSNTRLLRSTPGAAEEVQRLLPVPESPRRNRKTDSVGRLARSSRSRVAEIAVRSPVRIKQEAEDVGEDEQDHARAQEKYKLMNVLGLQRTALLPRPEDLIGWRQKKRLRKLKANNYSLTKRRKPRSPSPGRPYGPLSLSLPLCDPVNTHLLKSVKTKPGGPVGKEQMAAKRPKAAPRHVPPSDRIMRSQGALPDTFQPASRPPFGGRELRRSVRMGGAAQLPVQQPRRPNANNKTLVRNAARIKSEPTEYSVSGLPLSANDLRSHPPSRRTRADNTAAVETVKTPRYNSSRPAPKAKLRRGSAREVGKTRCTPREEAGKTGVMAASPVKLNEPGGLQFSERASPASIYNHPLYKVIKEEPADPVPVGGPFSEPPSPDLGKRQSKPPIKLLDSGFLFSFCRPAGGPLAGLKKEEESVDICLTRSVSQVGPKFGAEESPHRALRARGPTGPPAVKEKSAQRPRPNSRQPAKSVESKATRTTPKQGTPPPSSRSCVVLDAASRARLRQLRGPRSQVPKAAHACVQCSTSYKDCDALIMHRLRHVKGKHWPCLLCSKMFFRLRNVRNHIRTHDPKLYKCRSCVAAAGS comes from the exons ATGGTGTCACACAGCGCCGACATGCTGAGCAAGCTGAGGAGTCAGCGGGAGGCGGGCCAGTTCTGTGACATTACACTGCGGACCGACGGGCGATCCTACGCTGCACACAGAGCGGTCCTGGCGGCCGTCAGCGACCACTTCCAGGAAATCTTCACAGAAATGGACTCTAACATAAAAGCAGACATAGATCTCACTG GTTTTAGTGAGGACAGCCTTCTGTCTCTGCTGGATTTCTCCTACTCCTCCACTCTGTGCGTTCGCCAGGAGGACCTACCCGAAGTCATCGCCATGGCCCGTCACCTGGGCATGTGGCCTGCGGTGGAAGCCTGCTCTGCTCTCATGAAGGAGCAGGAGCAGAAACTCCACCCCGGCAAGGACTTTACCCCAGCCTGTGCTGGTGCATGTCATAAACGCTGCTGCCCGCACAGGGAAGGCAAAAGGAAAAGGGTCTTTGGATTAGAGGACAATGTGAGCCACGGGTTGAGTCTAGATGCATCAGAAGAGTCCTTAGAAGCAAGTCCCAGGCGAAACTTGCGTAGGACGCCGAGAGCCCAGGGCCTCAACGGGCTCCCTCTTAGCCCCTCGCACCGGATGAAGCTCATGGACTTCAAGTCTCCCTCTTCCAAGAAAGCTGCCGCACCTCGACACACCATAACCAACCTACAGTCACAGATCGACTCTCGCGTATCGCCGTCGAACACCCGTCTTCTCCGCTCCACTCCCGGGGCCGCCGAAGAGGTGCAGAGGCTGCTGCCCGTGCCAGAGAGTCCTCGGCGAAACCGGAAAACGGACTCCGTCGGCCGGCTCGCTCGCAGCTCCCGATCGAGGGTCGCGGAGATCGCCGTGCGCAGCCCCGTGAGGATAAAGCAGGAAGCGGAGGACGTCGGCGAGGACGAGCAGGATCACGCGAGGGCGCAGGAGAAGTACAAGCTGATGAATGTTCTGGGCTTACAAAGGACCGCCCTCCTCCCCAGACCGGAGGATCTCATCGGCTGGAGACAGAAGAAACGACTGCGGAAGCTCAAGGCGAACAACTATTCCCTGACGAAACGACGGAAACCACGCTCCCCCTCCCCAGGACGACCATACGGGCCGTTGAGCCTCTCACTGCCCCTCTGTGACCCCGTTAACACTCACCTCCTCAAGTCGGTGAAGACCAAGCCCGGGGGTCCAGTCGGCAAAGAGCAGATGGCCGCGAAGAGGCCAAAGGCCGCCCCGCGACATGTCCCTCCAAGCGACAGGATCATGCGAAGTCAAGGTGCGCTGCCAGACACGTTCCAGCCCGCCTCCAGGCCTCCCTTCGGGGGGAGGGAGCTCAGGCGGTCGGTGAGGATGGGGGGCGCCGCCCAGCTTCCTGTCCAGCAGCCTCGGCGCCCCAACGCCAACAACAAAACTCTCGTGAGAAACGCAGCGAGGATCAAATCGGAACCGACCGAATACTCCGTCTCGGGCTTGCCTCTTTCAGCGAACGATCTCCGTAGCCACCCGCCGTCACGCAGGACACGAGCCGACAACACGGCCGCCGTAGAGACGGTCAAGACGCCGCGTTACAACAGCAGCCGGCCGGCGCCGAAGGCCAAGCTTAGGCGAGGCTCCGCGAGGGAGGTGGGGAAGACGAGGTGTACGCCCAGAGAGGAGGCTGGGAAGACTGGGGTCATGGCTGCGAGCCCAGTGAAGCTGAATGAACCTGGAGGGCTCCAGTTCTCAGAGCGTGCGTCTCCGGCGTCCATCTACAACCACCCTCTGTACAAAGTCATCAAAGAGGAGCCCGCCGACCCCGTGCCCGTCGGAGGGCCTTTCTCTGAGCCTCCCTCACCGGACCTGGGCAAGCGGCAGAGCAAGCCCCCCATCAAGCTACTAGACTCTGGCTTTCTTTTCAGCTTCTGTCGGCCCGCAGGGGGGCCGCTGGCGGGGctcaagaaggaggaggagagcgtcgACATCTGCTTGACGCGCTCCGTGTCACAAGTGGGGCCGAAGTTCGGTGCGGAGGAGTCTCCCCACCGGGCCCTGAGAGCCCGAGGGCCGACCGGCCCACCCGCGGTGAAGGAGAAGAGCGCCCAGAGACCCAGGCCCAACTCCCGACAGCCGGCCAAATCTGTCGAGTCAAAGGCCACGAGGACCACGCCAAAG CAAggtaccccccccccgagcAGCAGGAGCTGCGTGGTGCTGGATGCTGCCAGTCGGGCGAGGCTGAGGCAGCTCCGGGGGCCTCGCAGCCAAGTCCCGAAAGCGGCCCACGCCTGTGTGCAGTGCTCGACCTCCTACAAGGACTGCGACGCTCTCATCATGCATCGCCTCAGGCACGTCAAGGGCAA
- the si:dkey-229b18.3 gene encoding uncharacterized protein si:dkey-229b18.3 isoform X1 has protein sequence MVSHSADMLSKLRSQREAGQFCDITLRTDGRSYAAHRAVLAAVSDHFQEIFTEMDSNIKADIDLTGFSEDSLLSLLDFSYSSTLCVRQEDLPEVIAMARHLGMWPAVEACSALMKEQEQKLHPGKDFTPACAGACHKRCCPHREGKRKRVFGLEDNVSHGLSLDASEESLEASPRRNLRRTPRAQGLNGLPLSPSHRMKLMDFKSPSSKKAAAPRHTITNLQSQIDSRVSPSNTRLLRSTPGAAEEVQRLLPVPESPRRNRKTDSVGRLARSSRSRVAEIAVRSPVRIKQEAEDVGEDEQDHARAQEKYKLMNVLGLQRTALLPRPEDLIGWRQKKRLRKLKANNYSLTKRRKPRSPSPGRPYGPLSLSLPLCDPVNTHLLKSVKTKPGGPVGKEQMAAKRPKAAPRHVPPSDRIMRSQGALPDTFQPASRPPFGGRELRRSVRMGGAAQLPVQQPRRPNANNKTLVRNAARIKSEPTEYSVSGLPLSANDLRSHPPSRRTRADNTAAVETVKTPRYNSSRPAPKAKLRRGSAREVGKTRCTPREEAGKTGVMAASPVKLNEPGGLQFSERASPASIYNHPLYKVIKEEPADPVPVGGPFSEPPSPDLGKRQSKPPIKLLDSGFLFSFCRPAGGPLAGLKKEEESVDICLTRSVSQVGPKFGAEESPHRALRARGPTGPPAVKEKSAQRPRPNSRQPAKSVESKATRTTPKQQGTPPPSSRSCVVLDAASRARLRQLRGPRSQVPKAAHACVQCSTSYKDCDALIMHRLRHVKGKHWPCLLCSKMFFRLRNVRNHIRTHDPKLYKCRSCVAAAGS, from the exons ATGGTGTCACACAGCGCCGACATGCTGAGCAAGCTGAGGAGTCAGCGGGAGGCGGGCCAGTTCTGTGACATTACACTGCGGACCGACGGGCGATCCTACGCTGCACACAGAGCGGTCCTGGCGGCCGTCAGCGACCACTTCCAGGAAATCTTCACAGAAATGGACTCTAACATAAAAGCAGACATAGATCTCACTG GTTTTAGTGAGGACAGCCTTCTGTCTCTGCTGGATTTCTCCTACTCCTCCACTCTGTGCGTTCGCCAGGAGGACCTACCCGAAGTCATCGCCATGGCCCGTCACCTGGGCATGTGGCCTGCGGTGGAAGCCTGCTCTGCTCTCATGAAGGAGCAGGAGCAGAAACTCCACCCCGGCAAGGACTTTACCCCAGCCTGTGCTGGTGCATGTCATAAACGCTGCTGCCCGCACAGGGAAGGCAAAAGGAAAAGGGTCTTTGGATTAGAGGACAATGTGAGCCACGGGTTGAGTCTAGATGCATCAGAAGAGTCCTTAGAAGCAAGTCCCAGGCGAAACTTGCGTAGGACGCCGAGAGCCCAGGGCCTCAACGGGCTCCCTCTTAGCCCCTCGCACCGGATGAAGCTCATGGACTTCAAGTCTCCCTCTTCCAAGAAAGCTGCCGCACCTCGACACACCATAACCAACCTACAGTCACAGATCGACTCTCGCGTATCGCCGTCGAACACCCGTCTTCTCCGCTCCACTCCCGGGGCCGCCGAAGAGGTGCAGAGGCTGCTGCCCGTGCCAGAGAGTCCTCGGCGAAACCGGAAAACGGACTCCGTCGGCCGGCTCGCTCGCAGCTCCCGATCGAGGGTCGCGGAGATCGCCGTGCGCAGCCCCGTGAGGATAAAGCAGGAAGCGGAGGACGTCGGCGAGGACGAGCAGGATCACGCGAGGGCGCAGGAGAAGTACAAGCTGATGAATGTTCTGGGCTTACAAAGGACCGCCCTCCTCCCCAGACCGGAGGATCTCATCGGCTGGAGACAGAAGAAACGACTGCGGAAGCTCAAGGCGAACAACTATTCCCTGACGAAACGACGGAAACCACGCTCCCCCTCCCCAGGACGACCATACGGGCCGTTGAGCCTCTCACTGCCCCTCTGTGACCCCGTTAACACTCACCTCCTCAAGTCGGTGAAGACCAAGCCCGGGGGTCCAGTCGGCAAAGAGCAGATGGCCGCGAAGAGGCCAAAGGCCGCCCCGCGACATGTCCCTCCAAGCGACAGGATCATGCGAAGTCAAGGTGCGCTGCCAGACACGTTCCAGCCCGCCTCCAGGCCTCCCTTCGGGGGGAGGGAGCTCAGGCGGTCGGTGAGGATGGGGGGCGCCGCCCAGCTTCCTGTCCAGCAGCCTCGGCGCCCCAACGCCAACAACAAAACTCTCGTGAGAAACGCAGCGAGGATCAAATCGGAACCGACCGAATACTCCGTCTCGGGCTTGCCTCTTTCAGCGAACGATCTCCGTAGCCACCCGCCGTCACGCAGGACACGAGCCGACAACACGGCCGCCGTAGAGACGGTCAAGACGCCGCGTTACAACAGCAGCCGGCCGGCGCCGAAGGCCAAGCTTAGGCGAGGCTCCGCGAGGGAGGTGGGGAAGACGAGGTGTACGCCCAGAGAGGAGGCTGGGAAGACTGGGGTCATGGCTGCGAGCCCAGTGAAGCTGAATGAACCTGGAGGGCTCCAGTTCTCAGAGCGTGCGTCTCCGGCGTCCATCTACAACCACCCTCTGTACAAAGTCATCAAAGAGGAGCCCGCCGACCCCGTGCCCGTCGGAGGGCCTTTCTCTGAGCCTCCCTCACCGGACCTGGGCAAGCGGCAGAGCAAGCCCCCCATCAAGCTACTAGACTCTGGCTTTCTTTTCAGCTTCTGTCGGCCCGCAGGGGGGCCGCTGGCGGGGctcaagaaggaggaggagagcgtcgACATCTGCTTGACGCGCTCCGTGTCACAAGTGGGGCCGAAGTTCGGTGCGGAGGAGTCTCCCCACCGGGCCCTGAGAGCCCGAGGGCCGACCGGCCCACCCGCGGTGAAGGAGAAGAGCGCCCAGAGACCCAGGCCCAACTCCCGACAGCCGGCCAAATCTGTCGAGTCAAAGGCCACGAGGACCACGCCAAAG CAGCAAggtaccccccccccgagcAGCAGGAGCTGCGTGGTGCTGGATGCTGCCAGTCGGGCGAGGCTGAGGCAGCTCCGGGGGCCTCGCAGCCAAGTCCCGAAAGCGGCCCACGCCTGTGTGCAGTGCTCGACCTCCTACAAGGACTGCGACGCTCTCATCATGCATCGCCTCAGGCACGTCAAGGGCAA